CCTGTCCGGCAAGCGCAGCCCCTACCCCGGCAAGCTCGGGGTTGTCGAAGAAGGCGCGCTGGCCGACCTGCTGCTCGTCGACGGCAACCCGATCGAGGACATCGCGCTGATCGAGGATCCCGGCAGGAACTTCGTCCTCATCATGAAGGACGGAAAGATCTACAAGAACACGCTGCCGAAGTGACCGTGAGTGCCCTCATGACCACCGCGCTCGTACTGATCGACTTGCAAAACGACTACTTTCCCGGCGGTGCGATGGAACTGGTCGGTGCGAACGCGGCGGTGGCGCAAGCGCGTCTGCTTCTCGACGCGTTTCGAGCGCGTTCCCTGCCGGTCTTTCACGTGCAGCACATTGCAGAACGACCGGGCGCCACGTTCTTCCTCCCGGGCACTCCAGGCGTCGACATTCACGCCGACGTCGCACCCTCGGCAGGCGAAGTCATCGTCACCAAGCACTTCCCCAGCAGTTTTCGCGAGACCGCGTTGCTCGAACACCTGCGTGCCGCTGGCGCCTCGAAACTCGTCGTCGCCGGCATGATGACCCACATGTGCGTGGACACCACCGTACGTGCAGCGGCAGACCTCGGTTTCGACTGCTCCCTGGCGCAGGACGGCTGCGCGACGAGAGCCCTGGAGTTCGAGGGTCGGCAGGTCGGGGCACAGGAAGTCCAGCTGGCGTACCTGGCTGCGCTGAGTGGTGCTTTCGCCAGGACCCTGCCCGCACGATCGCTCGCCGCAGAACTTTGAAAAGACCGCCTCGAACGTTCGCACGTTGACCACTACGACCAAAGACAGCCGATGACCCAGATCACGGAAATCGCCAGCGATGTGTTCCGCATCTCCACGTTCATGCGCGAGGCGGACCTGCAGTTCAATCAGTTCCTCGTGCGCGACGACGAGCCGCTGCTGTTCCACACGGGCATGAAAGGGATATTTCCGGTCGTGCGCGACGCGGTGGCGCGCCTGCTTCCGCCCGAGAGCGTGCGCTGGATCGGCTTCAGCCATTTCGAGGCCGATGAATGCGGCGCGCTTGCGGAATGGCAGGCGCTGGCACCCCGGGCGACCGCCGTGTGCAGCCTGGTGGCGAAGCTCGTGAGCGTGGACGACGTGGTGGCGCGCCGCCCGGCGCAGGCGCTGGCAGACGGCGAACAGCTTCGCACCGGAAGACGTCGGTTTCGCTTTCTGCAGACGCCGCACGTGCCGCACTGCTGGGAGGCCAGTCTGCTGTTCGAGGAAACCGAGGGCACCCTGTTCTGTTCGGATCTCTTCCACCAGAGCGGCGATGTCGAGCCGAGCACCAGCGGCGATGTCGTCGGACGGTTCCAGCGCACGCTCTTCGAGTATCAGAAAGGACCTCTCGCGAACTATCTGCCGTACACGCGCGACACCGGGCCGACGCTGCAACGGCTGGCCGAGCTGAAGCCGCGCACGATCGCGGCGATGCACGGCTCGGCGTACGTCGGCGATGGCGCCCGCGCCATCATGGAGCTCGCGGAAGTCATGGAGGAGATGCTCGGGTAACCCGTCGCACTAACGCCCGAATCCCGGCCGAAGGTGAACGCGCTGCCGTAGTCTACGGAAGCCAACCAGGACCGACCCGGCAGTGCGGGCCTGCGCGCGCGGAGCGGCTGATCCGCGCAACAGGGCTCGCCCGAACAGCAAAGAGCGCGAGCAGGAGATTCTGCGTTGATCGATCACACGGGACTGCAAGTCAGCGACTTCGCGAAGAGCAAGACGTTCTATGCGGCCGCCCTCGCACCGCTTGGCTATCAAGCGATCATGGAGCTGCCGGCGTCGGTCACCGGCCATGGCGACGTCGTCGGTTTCGGCGTGCCGCCGAAGCCGGACTTCTGGGTCGCTGC
This region of Betaproteobacteria bacterium genomic DNA includes:
- a CDS encoding MBL fold metallo-hydrolase, whose protein sequence is MTQITEIASDVFRISTFMREADLQFNQFLVRDDEPLLFHTGMKGIFPVVRDAVARLLPPESVRWIGFSHFEADECGALAEWQALAPRATAVCSLVAKLVSVDDVVARRPAQALADGEQLRTGRRRFRFLQTPHVPHCWEASLLFEETEGTLFCSDLFHQSGDVEPSTSGDVVGRFQRTLFEYQKGPLANYLPYTRDTGPTLQRLAELKPRTIAAMHGSAYVGDGARAIMELAEVMEEMLG
- a CDS encoding cysteine hydrolase, which codes for MTTALVLIDLQNDYFPGGAMELVGANAAVAQARLLLDAFRARSLPVFHVQHIAERPGATFFLPGTPGVDIHADVAPSAGEVIVTKHFPSSFRETALLEHLRAAGASKLVVAGMMTHMCVDTTVRAAADLGFDCSLAQDGCATRALEFEGRQVGAQEVQLAYLAALSGAFARTLPARSLAAEL